CTGGTCGTTCAGATCCAGCACGGGCTGGACCTGGGTGGGCGCGCGGTCCGGGGCCGACGGCGGCACGGACCCGCGGGTCGGCGAGGGCGTGGCGCCCTGGGCCTTGTCCGCGCGGGACTGGACGGTCACGTCGCCGGGCTTGAGGGTGGGTTCGCGGACGAATGCCACGCGCACCGGCCCGGGCAGCGTGTACCCCTGGCTCTTGGCGTGGGCGATCACGACGTCGCACAGTTCCTCGGCCAGGGCGGTGCCCCAGTCCTCGGCGCGGGCGTAGTCGGTCTCGCTCAGCAGGACCTCGAAACTGTTCGGGGCGATGCTCCGGCTCGTGGAGACGGTCAGCACCTTGTTGTCCATTTCGCGGCGCAGGAGGCTGGCGATCTCGACAGGCTGCAGCTGAGCCTTCGAGCCACCGCTGAAGACGCCACGGACGGCCTTTTCCAGGCCGCGTTCAACACGATCGAGCAAACCCATGACGTACTCCTTTCCTCTCGCTTCCTCAGGGACATCACCCAGGGACGGCCGACGGCGAAGTGCCGGCCATTGAATCCGATACTACTGTCCAGGCTCCTTCAGCCCCTACCCCGGATCGCCTTAAACGCCCCGAAACGGCCGAACTCCCAGCAACTTCCCACCGGGTCTCCGCCCTGAGGGGGAGGGGCCGGATGCCAGCCGTGGGGCGGCGGAACGGGGCCTGCGGAGCCTGTGGCCCGGCGACCGAGAGGAAGGGACGGAACCCGATTTCACATTCCGGCTCCCTCATGGTTATGATTGTTCCCGTTGCTTTCACCGGTCACGGGGAAAGCGAAGTGCGCGCGAGTGGCGGAACGGCAGACGCGCTGGCTTCAGGTGCCAGTGTCCGAAAGGGCGTGGGGGTTCAAATCCCCCCTCGCGCACAAAGGGAAACTCCCGGTTCATTGAACCGGGAGTTTTTTGTTGTCCGGTCGGCTGCGGGAACGATGGGCGGGCTGGGTCGAGGACGCCCGGGCCGGGCGAAGGGTGCCCTCGGCCGCCGCCTTCGGCATCAATCCGTGAAGAGCCGGTCCAGATGGGCGTCGATGGCGCTGAGTGCCGCCGCGGGCTGGATCACGCCCAGTTCGAGGAGCGGGGTGAATCCGGTCAGCGCAAGGATCAGATCGGTCTCGACCTCCGGATCGCGGTCCTCGTCGATCTGTCCGTCCGCGATGGCCTGCCGCAGCAGATCGCGGACCATCGTCCGTCCGTCCCGCAGCCCCGCGCCGGCTTGGTCTCTGAGGGCCTCGTCGTGCAGCGCCTCCAAGACGTAAGCGGCATTCAGGCGACTGGAGGCGCGCGCTTCGGGGCGCAGGGGGAGCATCTCCTCGAGGACCAGCCGGAGCACCTGTCGTGGATGCGGCTGCTCGCCCAGCGTGGGCAGGCCTGCGGCGATCCGGTCCGATGTCGCTTTCGCGTCGAATCCCATGGCGAAAGTCAGCATCGCGGTGCGAGACGAGAAATAGTGCTGCAGCTGCCCGAGGGACACCCCGGCTTCCTGCGCCACCTCGCGCATCGTGGCCTTCGCCCAGCCGTCGCGGTCGACGACCCGCCACAGCGCGTGGGCGATCGCTTCCCGGCGCTCACGATGATCAACCAGTTTCGGCATGTGGATCCCTTCGTTTCAATACAAGTGACATAATACAGGTGACCGGTAAAGATTGGCGGCCTGCGTCAGGAGGAATCATGGCCGACCGTGACATCCCCTCATCGTTCTACAACCCTCATGCTTTCGTCTTCGATCCAGAAGTCGTGATCGCTCTCATGGCTGACGCCAGAATCCGTCAGGCGACCGAGCGTGGCGATTTCGACAACCTGCCCGGCGCGGGCAAGCCTCTCGATCTCACCCTGTACGACGACCCGGATTGGTGGCTGAAGAATCTCCTCCGGCGGGAGGGGTTCAGGCCGCCCCTGCCGCCGTCCATTCAGCTGCGGAAGGATGACGCCGCGCTGGACGGCGAACTCGACCGCATGTTCAGCCGGACTGAGGTCAGGCGTGAGGTGGAGGAGTTCAACGAGCGCGTGATCCGCGCCCGGTATGAGCTGCCGTCGGGCCCTCCGCTCATCACCATGCCGCGTGACGTCGAGGCGACCGTTGAGGCGTGGGCCGAGCGGAAGGCGGCACGGGTGGAAGAGGCCCGCGTGAGGGAGCGTGAAGAGCAGGATCGCAGAGAGGAGGAGCTCCGACGTCGCCGTTCGGCACGTCGCCGTCGTCTGTGGTTCGGCCGCCGCTGAAAAGTCCCGCCCCACCCGTTGACACCCGGCGTGCCGCGCGTCACGATGGAGTTACTTGCAAAAAGCAAGTGCCATCACAGCATCGGAGTATCGACGTGAGCACCATGATTTTCGTGAACCTGCCCACCAGCGACCTGGATCGGGCCAAGACCTTCTACACCTCCCTCGGCTTCACCATCAACCCGCTTTTCACCGATGAGAACGCGGCCTGTGTGGTGCTGGACGAGAACGTCTTCTTCATGATCCTGCGGCGCGAGTTCTTCTCCACCTTCACCACGCGTGAGCTGGTGGACCCCGCCACCCAGGTCCAGGTCCTCAACGCGATCAGCCGCGACTCCCGCGATCACGTGGACAGCACCGCCGAGGCGGGCCTCGCCAACGGCGGCAAGGAGCACCGCGACCCCCAGGATCTCGGCTTCATGTACTCGCGCTCCATCGAGGACCCGGACGGCAACATCCTCGAGTTCGTCTACATGGAGCCGCAGGCCGTGGAGAACGGCCCGGGCGAGCACGTGGCCGAGCAGGCAGCCGGCTGAAGGAACTGACGACAAGGAGAAACGCATGGCCGCGCGGAATTACGGCCAGTACTGCGGTGTGGTGCGGGCCCTGGAACTCGTGGGGGAACGGTGGGCGCTGCTCATCGTCCGGGATCTCCTGGTGGGCCCGCGCCGCTACTCCGATCTGAAGAACGGCCTGAGCCGCATCCCCACGAACATCCTCAGCGACCGGCTCAAGGAGCTCCAGGCCGCAGGGCTCGTGCGGCGCGTCCCCGTGCCGCGCTGCGGGCTGGTCTACGAGCTCACCCCCTACGGCCGGGAACTCGAGGACGTGGTGCTGGCGCTCGGCCGCTGGGGGTTCAAGGCCATGGGGGAGCCGCGGGAGGGCGATGAGGTCACCGCGGACTCCCTCACCATGGCGTTGCGGACGGCATTCGACGCCGAAGCGTCCGCGCGCACTCCCGCCACGGTGTTCACCCTCCACCTGGGGGACGTCACGCTCGTGGCGCGGGCGGCGGACGGGCGGCTCGACGTCGTCGGCGGGGCGGAGGCGCAAGCAGCCTCAGACGAGTCGGACGCCGTCGAATTCGCCGCCGGGCCTCAATTGCGGGAGCTGATCGCCGGGACGCTGTC
Above is a window of Arthrobacter sp. Y-9 DNA encoding:
- a CDS encoding helix-turn-helix domain-containing protein; translated protein: MAARNYGQYCGVVRALELVGERWALLIVRDLLVGPRRYSDLKNGLSRIPTNILSDRLKELQAAGLVRRVPVPRCGLVYELTPYGRELEDVVLALGRWGFKAMGEPREGDEVTADSLTMALRTAFDAEASARTPATVFTLHLGDVTLVARAADGRLDVVGGAEAQAASDESDAVEFAAGPQLRELIAGTLSPAEAQHSGALHVLDGDARLLERFTSLFHLDGAVAA
- a CDS encoding DUF1992 domain-containing protein, which encodes MADRDIPSSFYNPHAFVFDPEVVIALMADARIRQATERGDFDNLPGAGKPLDLTLYDDPDWWLKNLLRREGFRPPLPPSIQLRKDDAALDGELDRMFSRTEVRREVEEFNERVIRARYELPSGPPLITMPRDVEATVEAWAERKAARVEEARVREREEQDRREEELRRRRSARRRRLWFGRR
- a CDS encoding VOC family protein; this translates as MIFVNLPTSDLDRAKTFYTSLGFTINPLFTDENAACVVLDENVFFMILRREFFSTFTTRELVDPATQVQVLNAISRDSRDHVDSTAEAGLANGGKEHRDPQDLGFMYSRSIEDPDGNILEFVYMEPQAVENGPGEHVAEQAAG
- a CDS encoding TetR family transcriptional regulator C-terminal domain-containing protein; its protein translation is MPKLVDHRERREAIAHALWRVVDRDGWAKATMREVAQEAGVSLGQLQHYFSSRTAMLTFAMGFDAKATSDRIAAGLPTLGEQPHPRQVLRLVLEEMLPLRPEARASSRLNAAYVLEALHDEALRDQAGAGLRDGRTMVRDLLRQAIADGQIDEDRDPEVETDLILALTGFTPLLELGVIQPAAALSAIDAHLDRLFTD
- a CDS encoding DUF3662 and FHA domain-containing protein, which produces MGLLDRVERGLEKAVRGVFSGGSKAQLQPVEIASLLRREMDNKVLTVSTSRSIAPNSFEVLLSETDYARAEDWGTALAEELCDVVIAHAKSQGYTLPGPVRVAFVREPTLKPGDVTVQSRADKAQGATPSPTRGSVPPSAPDRAPTQVQPVLDLNDQRYSLNAASIILGRASDADIPVDDTGVSRRHLEIRTQGNASWAVDLGSTNGSYINGQRLNGSMELTDGSVITMGRTRMIFRLIPVNPGRNA